The DNA segment ATGAAGCCATATCTACATAGATATATATATCTACCATAAgctacatgcatgcatgcactgTATGTGGCATAAACAGCATGCTCCAGTTTTGGAGAGCTCACGTGTTATAAATACCTGTATTTACAGTAACTTGCATGATCAAGTGACCTGTGTATTAATTAAGGCCCATGCTTCCTTCTTCATCACATGTTCCTCATTGGCAGCATGGCTGTAGTGCATGCTCCTCCATGTCCCTCATTGCCATCTTGTGGTGTTTCAGGCTTGCTGCCCTCATGCTGCACAAGTTCCTCAATGCTTTTGCATCCCTCTTGTTTCAGGATGGATTCTGTGTCTAAAGCTCTGGAGGAGGTCCTCAGCGCGGCCTTGCTCCAAGGCTGCATCACAGTTGGAGTGTATGAAGCTGCAAAGTCACTAAATGCGTAAGTAGTGGTCTCACAAACTCCCTTTCAGTCATGGAAGTGTTAAAAAGGTGACAGGTTGGATGCCGAGATTGGAATATCATGTCTGATGttaatttgtttgttgttgttttgttgtttgtcttgCACACAGGGACCCCGACAACGTCGTGCTCTGCATCCTCGCCACCGACGACGAGGACGTCAAAGATGTGGCCCTCCAGATTCACTTCACCCTCATCCAGGCTTTCTGCTGCGAGAACGACATCGACATCTTGCGGGTGAACAACACCAGGCGCCTGGCCGAAATCCTCGGCGGAGGGGGCAAGCCTGGAGGAGAGCAGATGGACTTGCACTGCGTGCTGGTCACTGTAAGTAGTCGTGTGACTACTGACCCCTGCGGTCATGCGTTTGACCATTGCCACAGCTTTAGAGTAGCACAGTTACACAATCAACCTGTGAGAGCAGCCAGAAGGGAGCGCGTGAACGAACCAGGCGAATCTAGGGCACCTGGGTGAAGAGCAGCGGACTTGTCCCGACATGTCCTGAAGCAATGTGCCAACACTAGCTGGCAGTGGCAGTTTCCAGCAATGGAAAATGAGTTTTATGTGCTTATTATTAAGTTATAACTGGTATTGATTTGAAATTAATTGGACATTATACATCTCAAATCCTATGTAAGCTATTTTTACTCCATCTTATGCTTGTATAGGATGGGTCAAAATGCCCAAATGCTGCATATCTACGATGTTTTTCAAGCTTGCATGAGCATAAATCTTATGTAATTCTTCAAATTGATCATGGCTAAATGTTTTTACTACATAATTGATCAGATTAAATCAAGTCGTTTGGTGGTATAGGACTGTTTTATTTAGCAAAACAGTAGAAAATCTACGTTTGTGAGTGAAACCATGCAACTCAAATGGTATTAACATGAGGTAGGACCATTAAGGTGTCAGACATCCTGCTTGCATGAGTCCAAATCTGCCGAAAATCCTAAATTCATCatcatttataatattatatgtaGTCATTCAGTCCTGTGGGACGGTTTTCTTATAAACTATGGACATTGCATGTAATCAGAAGAACCAAATAGTGTTCAAATGAattattagacatgaatggttTCATTTTAGTCCTGTGATTTGagtttgactctctctctctctcttttcactgcTTTATTCACAGAGCCCACGTGCATCTACATGGAAGAACCAGGCGCTGTGGAAAGTGAACCACTTCTGCCAGGAGAGCCGTGACATGGACCAATGGGTGCCCATTATCAACCTTCCAGAACGTTGAAGCAACGTTGAAGACTTTCAAGAGAAAACGTGAGGGATGAATCCTTTCcccaaaaaacaagaaaatgtaTTGAAAATGCACTAAAAAGGCCCGTCCCCTCTTGCACGGCAGTTCCAGGAACTTAGACGTCAGCGTGGAGGAGGAGCGTTCGTCTCTGCCGACCAGTCAAGGTGACTCAGCAAGTTTTTGTTTTGGCTCTTAAAGCAGTGAGGAGATGGAAAACACGTGCAGCTGCAGAAACACAGCGAACACTGACACAAATCATGAACCGGAGGTgagagccagagccagagccacCCGAGggactccctctgaaggtgCACCACCAGGCCTTCGTGTTTTGGGCAAAACTAAAACGGTCCGAGACGGATACAGCGAACTTTTGCAAACTCGCTGTTTGTATTTTCAGGAAATGTTTACTTGTGTACTtgtagtgtttattattattattattattattattattatacagtgtgttaacattttattattgttaatgaaCTGTTTATAGAAAAA comes from the Salminus brasiliensis chromosome 23, fSalBra1.hap2, whole genome shotgun sequence genome and includes:
- the gadd45aa gene encoding growth arrest and DNA-damage-inducible, alpha, a, producing MTFEELNGDCSVERMDSVSKALEEVLSAALLQGCITVGVYEAAKSLNADPDNVVLCILATDDEDVKDVALQIHFTLIQAFCCENDIDILRVNNTRRLAEILGGGGKPGGEQMDLHCVLVTSPRASTWKNQALWKVNHFCQESRDMDQWVPIINLPER